The DNA region agattaatatatatatcgttttaaattaaactataaaccatataaaatacaatattttagtttcaaaatttactttgaacaatttttttgataaaatttttgaacgatcattgacaacttattttttttttaaattataaattactaaaactattaatcccataatgaaattttgttatcaataatttaaattttttctataaaagatacaaatgatcaaaaaaactatatgagtagaaatcatcatttaatagacattaatattaaaaatatactaaatatattatatatgttagtatcatttaaatttaataacatatcctatcaaataaaaaaaatattttttgaattattaaattgatttatatgttcgcaccaatttaattatatatttaataattactgacttttaactatttaatatatatttataatttcataaaatgtaaaaatatttaatacataaactaatttatatatataatgttgatctcGTAGTTAAGTAATTACTCGTTAAACCTATCTAATAAGATTACGTAAGCCACTTTCTAACCCCTTACTATATTTATTGTGGATACGTATCGCCCCgaataaaacataaagaaagaATATATTTCTGAATTTTAGTTAGCTGACACATTGATTAGATCATATGATTGCACGATTAGATTATTATTAACGATGAGAGGTGAGGATAAGAGCTGGTGTTTCCTAATCCTAGTATCTCGAGTTGCTTTCTCCTATTCTATAACCTTAAGGGCATCTCCAATCCACtacattttttactctaaaatagagtgaAATGAAGCATGAAGTAAGAAATGTTACAActcaattttatatttcattctataatagaatttattccataaatagaataatttattttttgtttgttcattacTTCATTATAAAATGAGATATAAAGTTAAGTTATAgcaattttactctatttttttattctattttagagaaaaaaataaaattttatattagagATGTTCTAAGAAGCGCAATAATACCGATCCGTCTCTATCCGTTCGTATTCATAAAATAATCCCAAAGACCTCGAACTTAATTATTAGAGACAATTGGATTAATATACCcaaatcaataaaaaattaagaaactatcCAAAACCATGAAAATCCCTTTCTACTGTAGATATTTGTGTTCATTTTTCCCATTTTACCCCTTCCCTAAAGTTTCTtcatgtttctctttttttttcccgaACTCACAtctctctcatttctctttctttccCAATTTTCTCAacctttattaatattaaagctTCTTTTCAGATCAATCGATCTTCTTTTTAAATCTCCAAATCATCACCTACTATGTTCCGACATCAATCATACGATAATCTCCTCTTCCTCAATTCATCTTCTCGATCGCCATTACATCAATAATGTTGATGTTTGAAACACCATGGATGCTAATCATACGGTAATATCCTCCTCTTCAATTCCCCAGTTTGTTTATCTCTCAGTTGAGGTTTTCAAATTGAAAATCAATGGTTAAAATAGGGATTGCGAAAAAGTTACAAATATAACGATTACTTAGAACAATAACCTATTTAGTAACATCTATTAATTCATGTATCAGCTAACGTCATCTAGTTTTTTTAGATCTCATTAACCATTATAAACATCGTCTAACAAGTTAGATAACAACTAACCAAACATGTACAAGCTAAAGATTAAATTATCACGGTAACCTATTATGTAATATCTAACAACTAcgtattttataaacaaaactgTTTCGTAGCAAAAGAAGTTTAACGCTAAGTTTTAAAGTAAATGTTATATAAATTGTtagtgaataatttttttattaaaaaagtacTTATCATGTGGTGAAACCAATAACCTCAATGTAGTATGTTATTTACTATGTAAAACATAAATTAGTTCGATAATCAATTTTGTaacatttaacaaaatatttatcagGTAACTCAAGCTACTTATAAACATCTTAcccttaattttaaaaagtgtgaacaTGTTTTGTAACAGTTAAAGAAACATGTCTcagctaataaaaatatattatgtacaAATTTGTATATCATATATCAAATCACACCTATTTTGTAACATCTACCGAACAATTTAAATTATACGCACCACTGGTTGGTAGCAATTATCCAAACATGTATCTGCTCACAAGGCTTAACCAAAAAATTACCCAAATATGTTATAAAGCGATTAATGTACTCACAATTGAAATGAGAATTTCAGGTTGTCGTCCATCCATACGACCATGTGATTTTACCAACACATGAACCGAAGAGATCTCTCCGGTATGCGTTGACTCACTTGGAACCTTTAAAATTGTGGTAAACATCGAAGAAACTGATAGAAAAGCTATTCTAGAAGAAATCATCGATGAAACTATTTATTGGATCTACAATGGTAAAAatagaaaagagaagaagaatccaTTTGTAAGAAATACTGAAATAGTTTTAAAGAAGATTAAAGAATTAGGAAAAATGAACGAGAAAATGGATAAGTTTGATAGAGATTTTAGGGAAATTCgagaagaagaatgaagaagTTTGAGCAGGGCCAGAGGCAGTACGAGGGTTTAGAAATGTCAATAGTGTTTaggtatttatttaaatatggtTTTTTGGGTATATATGAGACCTaatttttctaattattatcaatcaacatatataatataatagtttgcACAGTTTACACAAATATCGCACCATACAGCAAATTAGTTTGTGGATGTGAGAAAGTATAGAGAAACTAAATAAGAATAAATAAGGAGTATATAAACCAGAAGTGTCtcttgttaaaatattttataatacttttttttgttataaaccaaatgatgatcgaccatggaccagcccgtactgcaggcccaatccgggacatgataaagacaaccagagactatgtgtttatctagtatatattccatgtatatctgtaacatagtgtttatccttatccttatcttgttaggataaacatgaccttatgacggtctaataccttgtatatatatggaccttctgGTCGACAGTAATAATAACAGAAGTATTTCTCCAACACTtcatttacaacacgttatcagcacgatgttgctctcataaaccctaaccctaaaaaccagaaataaatccgagcagtaaaaaccctaattcccgaCGAACTTCAAACAGCTCTATCCCTCAACTCCGGTGGATCCAGACGACGAGCCAGATACCAAAttaaagctcttgacgagacaaAGCCAACGCCGCTAACCCCGCATCAATCGGAGTTCGGACGCGCCCTCGCGCTCAGCTACAATACAGGCGGAAAATTTGTTCCAGAAACCAAATCTCTCTCAACCATATACCAGTCTCCTATTCCAACAAGcagcaacaaaaacaataattccGAGCAATCCATCAGCTAACCAGGAAGATCTCTAACTGATAGACCGATCAACCCATCAAAAGTTTTCAGGTATCATCGAAAACTcatctaaaacccataaagtattAAATACCCCCATCCGCAGCCATGTAGCTATATTTAGCAACATGTCtctgcaaataaaataaaaccagaaaccataaactctttaaaatctcgaacctgaacttgttttgaacctgttcttaatctgaaactgattttaaaattgtttaaaacttttcCTGATGATAGTTTCACATTAGAACTGTTTAGGATTGAaagttaaacaattttttttttaaatctgacTGCTATATGTTGAAAGAAACCGACTGTTACTTGCTTAAACTTATCATTATTGTCCTGTTTAATGTTCTTATCTGATCTGAATCAACTAGAACTGTTAAGGACTGCatgttacataattttttttgaaaatctgatcATGGTTTCATAAATTAATCCGAGGTTTTACCTCCTGTTCTTGTCTGAGAAATTTGTTTTCCTGATGATTGATAACGACTAGAACTTGATTaggattgaaaaaaaatatttttttaatatttaaaatcgaaatatcagagatatatctgagaaaatatatttatttttaaatcgaaaagtatataataaattgcttgaataaatcaaatcttcctgatttattttttttaagtcacaataatttctgatttgattatttttcgaaaaaaaaataataataaatatatatggtatatttttcgaaaaccctaacctgATTTCATGATTGAATTGGTTTGCTTGATTGCATATTGTTTGCATACTAATATTGCATACTGAACATGAAATCTCGACTGTTAGGGATATAGATCATTCATAGTTTTCAAGAAATCTGAtctgaactgaaaaaaaaaatcattatactaaATGATCCGATCCAATGGgatgaagaaaatatggaacATTTTCTGATCATCTAAGATAGAatccctaaaggccttgaaaccttgtgtttgaaataagaggaccttaaatctgaaaaatacattGATCCACACCTTAAACCgtatggttttaagaaaatgcatcatttagaaattttttttcttttggtccgTGTGTGGCATTGATATGAAgcatgaaaaatttcaaaaagattacttgattaagacctgttttgaataatgatttcagatgtcgagttTCATACCCTCAGATTACAAAGCCCttgatctctctggagataattatcttgATTGGGCTATAAACACTTCAGCCGTcttgaagtctagaggacttgGGAAGTGCATCAAGTATGGCAATGACACCCTTGCGTGTGAAAGACACAGAGCCATAATGATTATGCGACACCATCTCTGTGAGGACCTAAGAGACGAGTTTGGATATGTTAATGATCCTCATAATCTCTGGTCATTTTTGAATTCTAGATTCTGTGAGCCATTGTTGCacgaatccaagaaaaaatggGAAGCTCTAAGGTTCCAGGATTATGAATCCGTGGACAATTATCACTCTGATCTTATGAGAATCACCTATAGTCTTAGACTATGTGGTGAATTGGTAACAAACGAGGATTTGTTAAACAAAACTCGTGACACATTCCATTCAGAGGAAGTGTTGTTATCACATCAGGCCaaaggtttcaccacctatTATGACATGTTctcatatttattagacattgagCAAAAGAAGCAGAAAAGGATGGTGACATCAGACGGTTTAATGACATCATGGAGATATATTATGAAGTACTAGACAGTGAGATGAAAATCCCTGAAGCTAATAAAGCCACATTTGATAAGAAGAGATCTGAGGAGGATTCCGAGTGGACACTCATGGACCATGAGGTCGGattatacattgaataattttccgacattctgattttatgttttcatatctgatttgatttattttttattcatttatgttattgaaataataaaaacaattttgtttttatatattatcttgcttgataattcttgattaaataacaaataaaaccttaataaaaggaaaatcagtccactgatagttgatttcatgcatggtttaactttaccttgattgtataggtttaacttaaccttcctgcaatcacataaaatcaattgttgcgtgtagactaatgagtcagttcactgatagattgatatctcgcatagatttaacttcatcttgattgtataggttcaactttaccttcctacaatcactcgaaatcaattaattggtactgacaatggcaaaagacacgacattattcagacccattgagttataaagaaaaaaaatttcaatgttttctacattgaactagtgagcaaagaaaatacgattccttttagatttttgaaaaatcgcctaaaagcattatgaatgcctatacccatattttctactgatttattctatgctaaggatcagtatgaaagaggcataaagccatggtaaccagtatggttcaccacgaaataaacacttatggcatgaccagattagccatcttgatccaaaacatgatgaaaaattaattaaggcacaaaagtgatcccataaaatctcacaatgtgttataagtacacaaaagggaaaatcactaaaataattaaggctccactgtcctaagcactacgaaattatgagtatgttcatgagggggagagaggactaaaacccacagtccatgatcatatcataaattcggattccatggtttacaaccataatatacacggctggaaagctttaaagctctcactaatggtacatcacccacgtccagcctaaagcttaaggacattatgtatataaatattgatttacatcaggccatacatgtaagcatagacattcccacctctgaatgattaagggtcataaaccagacatatacacaaaccatcttaagaaaatacgaatattccaccacatatatgtgtgccatttaagatggaacctcagatgaggattgagaatatatattagataaataagacttcctccacgaaactataatgtatcttgtgccaaacatggatgatttaatcaagtggccaagaacacagattacaaaagatagtaatctgattatccaactttgaaaggagaaagttatcaggctgataaagagtaaagagtaaaagagaaatataatggtatcaaccatagttgtcttggcaagatcctcagaccaaagattatgatctagacgttctaaaagaatatgatcaaaagatataaaagctagcagaaatatatgccagacacactgacccgaaaagaaaaaatgactatgtcataccagcttaagcaccacgaatttgatgtctaagagacacaatcaagttgctacaatgtctattagagatagacaaataagttccaaataataaggaacctcggaaagtaatgaaaggtgctcagaatcgtacaaatccgagttcataagagaaaccagttcagacagagaaataaggttgcgcaaccacacatctaaggtaccagaccatgtagtttgggacgccaaactgcaaggtataaaggtcttggataataagatctcaaaatctaattagatcatgtctggaacagtatgaaactaaagataaagagtgttaacaccaaagatgtatttacatacataagagctcataaaagattgtagtacttgggatttgaaggatataacctgaggatcatgaacccacatagagtactcataaaacctatatagggacgtggggtgttcaaagaattcaaagtaattataagacagatgggcgtagtaaccatgtacatacagaaaagccatctaagaaagaaaccagtgaatggatcttgtgagataagaaatttcgtgagattaaaggacatgaccacatggtatagtgtgtccatgttccttctaaataacgttcaagtatagcttgattacacaaggatactcacaaggaccaagaaacaatttataaagagatatgctcctatatggtggatgctactacagaaaatcaagtttaattttgtctggatatttactaaagaaataatggtgtaataagcagcaaatggatcactggataaaggtaacaacgtaccatagaaatatgagaaagaaattctcatagaacaagctttgtttctaagttgtttatggattgtaatatacagcagctgtaagtaatatgaaagactaagtatttacttagtacagtcagtccatacagaaaatattataattccttgtgatcataataaagaccaactgagagaaaaatgtttaatggttcaaaggttcaatgatacaagttatcgattgattaaacaggctatgttttacatatggaaagtctgtagaaatatcatagccgtgtgtgtgtgtgtcagcACGCCTAAGTGAGAACCATAAACCAGGATAGTGACCAGAAGGATGTCTGGTCGTGGCTTAATGATTATAAGCATtgctaaagcaagaaaagatcgataaccatgtacaaaggacatgagtgtatgactgcgaattcattgtgtgatgagtttcattgcagcaaataattattgatggtatgaccttagacactcatgattatgaacgaatatagacaaggtctatagctcaacatggatcgacaaaagaaaataaagaatgattggttacaatggataaagccattggcacatacgaagagatataagtccgaatgaacgaaagatatgaagtaaagttgttcgtatgtgttatgggtctatgactcaatatatattgaatgtccacgttttgggaaagccatataaccaaagagaatccgtgggacatgaaaaaggacctgcaagtaaagttttattgcagattataaagtccatccgagcaccgtttgaagcaccatcagttcatccaagacttacaagttcattcaaggagaatccagctgatcatcttcaccaagtcataggcaacttcaacgttcaagaagactcggataccagatgggaatgcgtctactacagtgatgcattcatctgggggagttcatgtgttgtactttttttcctgtccttggtttcccattttgccacattggttttggggtttttcaggagagattttaatgaggcaacattaagcatgcAACGAACATgtaccggatgtgtcgatcaagggggagtgttataaactaaatgatgatcgaccatggaccagcccgtactgcaggtccaatccgggacatgataaagacaaccagagactatgtgtttatctagtctatattccatgtatatctgtaacataATGTTTATCTttatccttatcttgttaggataaacatgaccttatgacggtctaatactttgtatatatatgaacCTTCTGGTCGACAGTAATAATAACAAAAGTATTTCCCCAACACTTCATTTACAACATTTTGTAAGTAAAACTTGTCTTACAGTATTTCAACAAATAGTATATGAAGAAATGGGAactcttatttttcttcttttctagagcgaaatgattttcttatgatagttttaaatttaactaTAGTATTAGTAGGGCATAAAAGACCCGTTTAAAAAGACGTAAAGATGCAGTTTATTCCGAAAATTTTGTTAAACCACAAATTAACGACAtcaaaaaattaatgataaaagaaaaactggaaaattgtttttttagagcaaaaaaataataactatgTTCTTTTAGAGTAATATCTATTTTGTCTCATTTTTGTGTATAATaccatttaatatttttgaaaataaatttaataaatagttttacaaacaaacaaaaaaattgtaaaaattataaatattgataaaatacctatatgaacttagtggtatttttttcagttctaaaaatttttaaataataattttcagattctgttcaaaataaagtagaaatagCATTCTACGAAGTAAAACGAATCCACTTTTTttattgaatctacaatgtgtAGAAtatgtgatctacgtaaataagagtattctaaaaatatttagaatacacattccgcgcttaacctacctatctaaaatctttagaaatcaaaatttacacattaatataaatctaaaacacataGAAACCGACTTTCTACATatttactgtaaatctaaaacatgtaaaaatcaaaatttacacattactataattctaaaaacctgtaaaaaccgatttctacagattagctgtattctacggataagaaatcagtttctaaaaatatggaaataaaacatttgggaatattcactttcatattttttaaaaatcgattttaaaaaaaaaacaaaaaaaacaaaaaaaacgtggTAACCTTCTTCCTACGCGGTCTTCTATATTTcattgattgttcacaaaaatttcatattatttCTACCAAATCAGTTTGAAATTGAGTGAGTTAGGGTTTATGAACTTGAGACTTTGATTTTCTCCCCCTTTGTTCGTGAAGGAGATGAGAAATTATGGGTTTCATCCCAAagaaatcgagtttaaagagttgaaatcgtgtttggtcggttcaaatcaagtgggaatcaaaCCGGATATAACCGAAGAAAACCAGGAAATCGATTTGTAATACTTACCTGGACACGGGATCGATCGGTCTATAAttcgagatcggtcgatctgtatgAAATCGACCTTtgccgatcgagtgaaatgaACCATCTCGTTCAGTATATGCTatgcgtttttttttgttctgcataatgatcatgatcgatcgatccgttcgaCCATGTAAtttcggatcgatcgatcccgcttGATCGAAcccattatttattatatttaaaaattacaattttaagggcactattgctattttgaaaataattaacctaATGGGACATAAAGTATATGAAATTAGTCTAAAAgaacatagttatcatttttttgctccaaaaaaaacaaaagatcagAAAAGGATTAACATTTTATGAGCTACACGAACCCGtaacaaaaacaagaagaaaagagtAGATGTTAGTATACTAATCAAAGAAATTTATGATTGGCACTTTTGAACCTAACTTCTTCGTAATGGCGTCTGCAAATGTTATAAAcactgttttaatttttatgcaCAAATGTAATTTTAGAACATCACTTactctaattattatttttaaatcctaataTCCTTGCAAGAATATTGAACTAGGTATAATTATCAGGAACTAGTTGatatctatattaatatattaaaataaaaatcatgacttctcttatgtgtgattttttaatttggaccatcacttaaaaatcttattaaatgtattttattaaggctaataatacatagaatctttaaaatactttaatcataatatattttgatatcttttcattttaaatataaatatatttatttcaaaattctaacaaatctgttttaaaagatttttacaagatcttaatttttgaaattatatttaaatattttcattaatttcaaaattagtttgaaatattattatacattaatatattcagttatcgtttataacataaaaaataaaaaaattctataatattttatctattatataatcataatcaatcatattaaaaaaattattatattgagctaaatataataaaattgtattaaatttataaatatataaatttatatattttattttcgtaagtataaaatatttatgttcaaaaataaaatctaatacgttggtaagatgggttgacattagcaaactatataatacatgtataaaaattaacatgtatttctttaaatctaataatataaaatctttgtaactactttaatcataatatattttaattttaaatataatatatatttatatattgtattttaaaacttCTAATAAATctctgtaaaaatattttaacaataacttaatgtattttaagttatcgattattaaatgaaaaataaataaattatatcctattttatctacgttatagtcatgatcatgttaaaatataattattataattaaataaatatgataaaagtatattcaattgataaatctataaattttattttcataaatataaactatttattttaaaaatataatatgatgatagaacggcttaaaattagcaacttatataatacatgtctaaaaattaatgtaacttagacttttgtatatacaataatatattatctaaaatgaataagcataaaaatattggtaaaaagaaatccagctTTGAAATAtgggtcagaatttagcataaattaaatacaaaataattttcaaatatgttttctcatgaatatattaaattaattactaaatgcaaataactaaatgcaaatacaataaaataaatatataataagaagtgacaAATATATACGGTTTTAAACAgttgattaattataacatgtaacttataaaattattgtataaaaTAGTTATGTAAACATTTACgtataacgttaaaaatatatactacttatgttctaaaacaataatttatgtatagaaaagtgaaaaacaAATACCCACGTGGTTGTGCGGGTCaaaatatagttaaaaataaaatacaaaattgaCTAACTCTTAAActaacagttttttttatatcaacttattttattaatttgaatgAGACAGTACATAATCTTCTTGAAAATGAGCTGTTATGTTGTTTGGTACAtagtaatgaaataaaaaagaatcTCGATTTGGATTTGAAGTTGCCAGCTTatctacaaccttatttgatcTTCTGTTGATCCATTGAAACTCAACTGCTTCAAACTTTTTACTCCATTCTCTAATGTCTCTTGTCCAATTGTAAACTGGAAATTGAAGCTTATTGTCTTGTAGAATTTCTTTTGCTATTCTGCAGTCTGTCTCCATAGTTATCTTGCGATGTCCTAGACTCCAACAATGCTGAAGCGCCATGAGGATAGCTTGTAGTTCGCTTTCCAGTGCTCTTTGTACTCGTTTGCCTATAGCTTGTGCAGCACCTCTATAAATTCCATTTCCCAACCTGCAGTTGTTAGTGTTTCCTCATTAATAAAGCTTCCATCTGTATTGCATTTTACCCATCCCTGAAGAGGCCTTATCCAATGTCCTTGTGGTTGAACTGTTGTAGTATTGTTTCTCCGATCCACCACATTTGTTTCTGCATCATCAATCTGCTTCCACTCCTTTGCATCATTCCTAGCATAGCGTATAATGTTCATCCAATGTGTAtgtttttgttgaaaaactAACACATTTCTTCCTTTCAATAATCTCCAAAGGATCCAGAATGGTAAATCCTGAAAATGCCTTAACTTTGTTGATGTACAAATCTGTAGACAGGCTCCAATCTTGTCTTCTAAACTGGTCGAGTGATTGAGAATCGTTAAATTTGAAATTCCTGAGGTTCTCCAAATCTGCTTTGCATACTCACATTCAAAGAATAGGTGATCTTCTGTCTCTTCCGCATTACAACATCGTCGGCATACTGCATCTCTTATCACATGTCTTCTTTTCAAATTGATCCATGTAGCTAGTGAACGGGACAATAATCCCCAGAGAAAATGTTTCAGTTTAGCTGGAGCTTTTGTCTTCCAAATCTTTGCTTTAAGCTCTACATTCCCGTATGTAGGTATAGGTTGATTATTGCCTGGTAAGTGTGTACCAAGCCAATACCCTGACTTCCCCGAATTAATCCCATTATCATTGTAATGCCAACCCAATAAGTTTTGTTGTGCCGAGGGCTAAAATCTTGTCAACGTCTTCAGCTATAACTTCTTGTCGAAGTTTCTCGATGTCCCATTGATTCATATCTCACATGAAGAACTGACTAACTTAGGTGCCTTGAGTTATATGTTGACGAGGTCTTGGAGCTCTAGGAGGATGGGCCGGTATCCATGGATCTTCCCACATATTAACTTGTGATCCATCACCAATAATGTATCTTAACCCCTAAGTGATTAAGTCTCTTCCATGTAAAATTGACTTCCATCCATATGAAGCTTTCTTTTTCAGAGTAGCTTTAAGAATATCACCATCAGGGAAGCATCTGGCCCTAAGAACCCTTGACATTAAGCAGTCTGGCTTCTG from Brassica napus cultivar Da-Ae unplaced genomic scaffold, Da-Ae ScsIHWf_154;HRSCAF=282, whole genome shotgun sequence includes:
- the LOC125597838 gene encoding uncharacterized protein LOC125597838, translating into MSSFIPSDYKALDLSGDNYLDWAINTSAVLKSRGLGKCIKYGNDTLACERHRAIMIMRHHLCEDLRDEFGYVNDPHNLWSFLNSRFCEPLLHESKKKWEALRFQDYESVDNYHSDLMRITYSLRLCGELVTNEDLLNKTRDTFHSEEVLLSHQAKVLDSEMKIPEANKATFDKKRSEEDSEWTLMDHEVGLYIE